In Streptomyces sp. NBC_01707, a genomic segment contains:
- a CDS encoding AzlC family ABC transporter permease encodes MPEQTTSPEKTGEPAETAAGEVKSDAAVVRDALGVGIAVGLSGFAFGVTSAGSGLSLLQTCILSLLVFTGASQFALVGALAAGGNPYTAAAGAFFLGVRNAFYGLRLSQLLALPRALRPLAAQWVIDETTAVTLAQPTRRAARIGFTVTGITLYVLWNLTTLLGALGAEALGDTDSWGLDAASPAVFLALLAPMLRSTTERITAALAVLLALGLLPVLPAGVPVLLSALAAPAVLFLMGRRNGSSGDTPAMAATPTEDGR; translated from the coding sequence GTGCCAGAACAGACAACATCCCCAGAGAAAACCGGTGAGCCGGCCGAGACAGCGGCCGGTGAGGTGAAGTCCGATGCGGCCGTTGTGCGAGACGCCCTCGGCGTCGGCATCGCCGTGGGGCTGTCCGGCTTCGCCTTCGGAGTCACCTCGGCAGGCTCGGGCCTCAGCCTGCTCCAGACCTGCATACTCAGCCTCCTCGTCTTCACAGGCGCCTCGCAGTTCGCGCTGGTAGGCGCCCTCGCGGCGGGCGGTAATCCGTACACGGCGGCTGCCGGGGCGTTCTTCCTCGGCGTACGCAACGCGTTCTACGGCCTGCGGCTGTCGCAACTGCTCGCGCTCCCGCGAGCGCTGCGACCGCTCGCCGCGCAGTGGGTGATCGATGAGACGACCGCTGTGACGCTGGCCCAGCCCACCCGGCGGGCCGCGCGGATCGGTTTCACCGTCACCGGAATCACCTTGTACGTGCTGTGGAACCTGACCACACTGCTGGGGGCCCTTGGCGCGGAGGCGCTCGGCGACACCGACAGCTGGGGACTGGACGCGGCGAGCCCCGCCGTCTTTCTTGCCCTGCTCGCACCCATGCTGAGGAGCACGACCGAGCGCATCACCGCCGCGCTCGCCGTCCTGCTCGCCCTCGGTCTGCTGCCCGTGCTGCCCGCGGGTGTACCGGTGCTGCTCTCCGCGCTGGCGGCGCCTGCCGTTCTCTTCCTGATGGGACGCAGGAACGGTTCATCCGGTGACACCCCCGCCATGGC
- a CDS encoding AraC family transcriptional regulator, whose translation MAAGSGSGFGSASGEWARYWQYAELPDLDLLRARYVRHTFPRHSHEGYVFGTITRGVEDVGLPDGTVHAGPGVVVMINPEVPHTARAGVPEGWVYATLYPSARVINDIAADTTRLRGTVGFAETSVVDPESARLIGEVHRAAEEGNALAADSVLRILVARLLSSHGSVLPTRSPRSAGGRDAARARAVLESRMAEPPTLEVLAVELGTSPFALLRAFKKQYGMPPHTWLTDARVRRARRLLDAGVAPSVAAAEVGFTDQPHLNRHFTRIVGVPPGAYQRERARTYKTGRDLSPYRSVCARTDNIPRENR comes from the coding sequence ATGGCGGCAGGATCGGGCTCGGGCTTCGGCTCGGCTTCCGGAGAGTGGGCGAGGTACTGGCAGTACGCGGAACTGCCCGACCTCGATCTGCTGCGCGCCCGGTACGTGCGTCACACCTTCCCGCGCCACAGCCACGAGGGCTACGTCTTCGGCACCATCACGCGAGGGGTGGAGGACGTCGGGCTGCCCGACGGCACCGTGCACGCAGGCCCGGGCGTCGTCGTCATGATCAATCCGGAGGTGCCGCACACCGCGCGGGCCGGTGTCCCCGAGGGCTGGGTCTACGCCACGCTGTACCCGTCCGCACGGGTGATCAACGACATCGCCGCCGATACGACGCGCCTGCGCGGCACTGTCGGTTTCGCCGAGACCAGCGTCGTCGACCCGGAATCGGCCCGGCTCATCGGCGAGGTGCACCGGGCGGCCGAGGAGGGCAACGCGCTCGCCGCCGACAGTGTCCTGCGGATCCTGGTCGCGCGGCTGCTCAGCAGCCATGGCAGTGTGCTGCCCACCCGCTCTCCCCGGTCGGCGGGCGGCCGGGACGCGGCGCGGGCGCGTGCGGTGCTGGAGAGCAGGATGGCCGAGCCGCCGACTCTGGAGGTGCTGGCCGTCGAACTCGGGACCAGCCCGTTCGCCCTGCTGAGGGCCTTCAAGAAGCAGTACGGGATGCCACCGCACACCTGGCTCACCGATGCCCGGGTGAGGAGGGCACGGCGGTTGCTGGACGCGGGTGTGGCGCCCTCGGTCGCCGCGGCCGAGGTCGGCTTCACCGATCAGCCGCACCTGAACCGCCATTTCACCCGGATAGTGGGGGTGCCGCCCGGCGCCTACCAGCGCGAACGCGCAAGAACGTACAAGACCGGTCGCGATCTCTCCCCGTACCGTTCCGTCTGTGCCAGAACAGACAACATCCCCAGAGAAAACCGGTGA